TCCCATTGTGAGGGTCATATGTAGTCCCATCCACTCTAAAACTTCTAACCTGACCTGCCCGGCCTCCCATAGCAACAAGTCTCGCAGCAGACATCTGATTTGTTGTTAATGTGCCAGTCTTGTCAGAACAGATCACAGTTGTGCAGCCCAAAGTTTCAACACTGGGCAACTTCCGCACCAGAGCATTCTTCGCTGCCATCTTCCTGGTTCCCAGAGCCAAGCAAGTAGTAATCACCGCTGGCAATCCCTCTGGTATCGCTGCAACAGCAAGAGCCACAGCAATCTCAAAATAGTACGTGCACTTCTCGAAGGAAAACTTGAAATTCCTCGGCCATCCATCAACAAGCTCCCAGGTAAGAAAGTATTTCACATTGATGAGCCAAACCAGAGCACATATCACACCAATTATCATGGTAAGCACTTCACCAAACTCAttcaacttcttcttcagaGGAGTCTCATCATCACTCTGAGAAGCATCATGGATTTGTGAGTGAATTTTACCGATTTCAGTGTTCATACCAGTCTCAGTAACCAAGCAAACACAGCACCCATTCACGACAGTGGTACCAGCAAAGACCATGCACTCTTTTCCCTGTATATCAGTATCCTCAGCTTCNNNNNNNNNNNNNNNNNNNNNNNNNNNNNNNNNNNNNNNNNNNNNNNNNNNNNNNNNNNNNNNNNNNNNNNNNNNNNNNNNNNNNNNNNNNNNNNNNNNNNNNNNNNNNNNNNNNNNNNNNNNNNNNNNNNNNNNNNNNNNNNNNNNNNNNNNNNNNNNNNNNNNNNNNNNNNNNNNNNNNNNNNNNNNNNNNNNNNNNNNNNNNNNNNNNNNNNNNNNNNNNNNNNNNNNNNNNNNNNNNNNNNNNNNNNNNNNNNNNNNNNNNNNNNNNNNNNNNNNNNNNNNNNNNNNNNNNNNNNNNNNNNNNNNNNNNNNNNNNNNNNNNNNNNNNNNNNNNNNNNNNNNNNNNNNNNNNNNNNNNNNNNNNNNNNNNNNNNNNNNNNNNNNNNNNNNNNNNNNNNNNNNNNNNNNNNNNNNNNNNNNNNNNNNNNNNNNNNNNNNNNNNNNNNNNNNNNNNNNNNNNNNNNNNNNNNNNNNNNNNNNNNNNNNNNNNNNNNNNNNNNNNNNNNNNNNNNNNNNNNNNNNNNNNNNNNNNNNNNNNNNNNNNNNNNNNNNNNNNNNNNNNNNNNNNNNNNNNNNNNNNNNNNNNNNNNNNNNNNNNNNNNNNNNNNNNNNNNNNNNNNNNNNNNNNNNNNNNNNNNNNNNNNNNNNNNNNNNNNNNNNNNNNNNNNNNNNNNNNNNNNNNNNNNNNNNNNNNNNNNNNNNNNNNNNNNNNNNNNNNNNNNNNNNNNNNNNNNNNNNNNNNNNNNNNNNNNNNNNNNNNNNNNNNNNNNNNNNNNNNNNNNNNNNNNNNNNNNNNNNNNNNNNNNNNNNNNNNNNNNNNNNNNNNNNNNNNNNNNNNNNNNNNNNNNNNNNNNNNNNNNNNNNNNNNNNNNNNNNNNNNNNNNNNNNNNNNNNNNNNNNNNNNNNNNNNNNNNNNNNNNNNNNNNNNNNNNNNNNNNNNNNNNNNNNNNNNNNNNNNNNNNNNNNNNNNNNNNNNNNNNNNNNNNNNNNNNNNNNNCACTACAACTGTTTCTTTGTACttgtgtaaataataataaaagtttttattctttaatttaagCATTTCTTAGAAGATGAAAAAATGACAGTACATCAATAAAACAGAATAACTTCAATGGTAactaaatcatataaaaaaaaaattacaaagaaacCACTACCACTACCACTATCACAATGATCAAGTGACTTCCATACGTGATCATGTGAGAAGTTGAGGGTTATGATTACATGTCttccatgcaaaaaaaaaactgagtTTTAACATTTTTTCTAATGCATAGttgaaaatgcaaataaaatttaggTAGATTGCCCACCTCATtgaaaaaagataataaaattcatatttttattgataaagaaACTTGAGTTACATACATGCATCACACATCTGAATAAACTCTATTTATAAAGAAAAcccatgaagaaaaaaaacccaaaacgaatcatttttcaaatcaataaattacattattttaaatttttatatttatcatctATAGCCTTAAAAAACATTAATGCCACTGACATGGATAAGCTTGTCACCCAATTTGAACGAAGCATTAATAAGGAATCCCTTGCCTTTTGAATAAAGATAAGGAAATTCTAAACTACCCTTGTCTCTTTTCCACTCAttcataattcaaaatttttgtttttaaaaaaaacagtcCATTTAACCAATCAAAATACCATAATGTCAAAATAGATATAAATCTCCAGATGCATATaatttgataaagaaaaagacaaatcataataaacaattaaccaaaaaaaaaaactcaatatatatatatacttcacaTCCCAGCAAATTCAATTCATGATAGATTTATGTCTCAAATAtctaaattttcaaaacaaaaactagatatcaattaattgacaaACAAAGCCAATTCTTTAACAACTTTCTAAAGTATGTAATCAAACATCAATCTTTGCAATCCAAATGTATTGTTTTCCTCATGAAAAGTTCAGACATGAAATCAATTCCTCAGGTCAAATTCAACAAAAGCAACattcctattagagatttccatTCACAAACTAAGACAATCATTCAAATATAAAAGACCATAAAAATCACCCAATTTTGAAGAAACAACCAGAATTTaactaattataaaagaaatccTTTCCTAAATAAAGGAACAATTAGATTGAGGAAAGCACAATCACACCAATCCAAGAAACATTGATAAACTTGCCAACATTCTTAATGATTGATTCCATGATGTTCAGTATGAAACCCTAAAAAGCACATAAAAACTGGATCTACAAAACAGCAGCATTACATCATCCAACAGAACCCAGAACTAAGAACactaaaaatttctcttttttttgaaAGCAAGACTATTTGCGGGAATACCTAACCACCGAAACCATAGAGAGTGCGTCCCTGACGCTTAAGCGCGTACACCACATCCATCGCCGTCACAGTCTTCCGGCGAGCATGCTCCGTGTACGTCACCGCATCTCGGATAACATTCTCAAGGAATATCTTAAGAACACCACGCGTCTCCTCGTAGATCAGCCCACTTATCCGCTTCACTCCGCCACGGCGAGCCAGGCGGCGAATTGCCGGCTTGGTGATGCCTTGAATGTTATCACGCAGTACCTTGCGATGACGCTTCGCTCCTCCCTTGCCAAGCCCTTTGCCTCCCTTCCCACGTCCCGACATCGCTGAAGGATCGGCGAATTCACTGATTTAAGCTCAAAAGCACCGCTAAGGTTTGGCAATTGGAGACGAAGACGATGATGAATTGGGGACGATGACCACCGTATTTATAGAAAAGGTTTGGAGA
The DNA window shown above is from Dioscorea cayenensis subsp. rotundata cultivar TDr96_F1 chromosome 12, TDr96_F1_v2_PseudoChromosome.rev07_lg8_w22 25.fasta, whole genome shotgun sequence and carries:
- the LOC120273715 gene encoding histone H4, with the protein product MSGRGKGGKGLGKGGAKRHRKVLRDNIQGITKPAIRRLARRGGVKRISGLIYEETRGVLKIFLENVIRDAVTYTEHARRKTVTAMDVVYALKRQGRTLYGFGG